CGCTGCATCCTATCCACATTGCATTATTGTGCGCGGCAACCATAACCCAGGGATTTACATCTTTTAGTTCTGCGAGCAATGTGGCGTTGCCATCGGGCCAAACACGGTACACGCGCCCGTGTTTTCCCGTAACTACTTTTACTGTTCCGTCGGCATCTATTACGGAATCCAATAACATCGGGTCATCGGTGTTCCACAGTCGCATTGCCAATCCCGAAGGTCGGATCGCATACAGTGTTGCGCCGGATTGATCTGACCTTTTTTGTTCTCTTCCATTTCCTTCTGTCCGACCGCTCTGCGCCATCGCTGTTGCGTAAATTGTGCCATTTGGCGCTACACTCAGGGAGTGAATCTCTTTTTCACGGGCGTCGTAAAGCACATCTGCACTACCCTGATCGCGTATCCGATAAATCAGTCCGCTGTTATCTGTGCTCGCATAGAGCTCGCCCTGAGCACCTGTCGCGAGCGATACCACATTGGGGTCTTTGCTCGCGTAGAGCGGGATGACGTTGCCCTGTTTGTCAATTTTCAAAATGCGCCCCTGATCACCGCCTGTACCCGCGTATAAGCTACCGTCTGGACGTGCGATTAGTGCAAATACGTGGCGATCACCTGTCTGACAAAATTCCGTGGGTTCTCGTCCCGGGGCGATGCGATAAATCAGTCCGCCCGGCGATGTGCCCGCGTAAACAGCACCATCTGCACCAATGGCGAGGCTAAAAATGTGAACTGTTGCGGAATCGGGGGCATCAAATAACAGTTCTGCCCGATCGCTGTCGGGTTTGAGCATGTAAATTCGACCTTTATTGCCGGTTCCGATGTACAGGGTTTTGTCCTTATCTACAGATAGTGCCCACACAAAGTCTTCACCTGTATCTGCTACCCGTTTATAGGATGGCGCCAATGTAACCGTGCCTTCCCGCGTGAGCGACACGCCATCGGGTTCTCCCTTCAGGAAGGCCGTCTGTGAATCTTCTCGCCAAATTTTGGGAGACACTGCGTTTGCGATTGTTCCAAGTAGGATGAAAAGCAGCACATGTGTCATCCCTGCTCTCAATATTTTATCTTTTTTCTTCACTCGAACCTCTCCTGCCTGAAAAAGTTGCACTACCGTCTTTGCCCACGACCAGAAGCGCCGTTTGACTGCCGGTCAATACATAGTTGGTCCGTACATGTTTTTGGCTATATACCGACTGCTGTGATTTTTGCACGACATCTGACCCACGCGCCAGTGATAGTGCTGACAGAACCGAAGTGGGCAATCCCGAGATTTCGCGTCCACCCATTGTCACGCTGGGGCGAGAAGCTATGAATCTCGCAACGAGTACATCATTGCGCCCCGATTTCTCGATTAGACCAATCAGTTCATCCAGAGTTTTGGGTTGATAAGCAGTGCGTTTCATATCTTGTAATCGCTGTTCGCGTTCATTCACAATCTGCAATATCAAACGTCCTGGCGTCATAAATCCGGGAATTGGCAAGGCGACATTTACGGTCTCGCCCTTGCCCAGCAACGGAGCCAGCGCAATAGAGACGTGTACTGTATCGCCCGGTTCGTAACGCGAACGATCCAATCGCAGCCCTTTAATACGCGCACTTTGGGTGCGTTCCTCAACGGATAATTGAAATATAGCCGAGTCAATACGGGCATCGACAAAAGGATTCTGGATCACTTGTGTAAGGGGTTGTGTCAAGCCCAGTACTGCCAATCCAAGTCCCTGAGTACCTGCGTACTTATTTTTTATGATTATGGGTTCGCGTTTGGGCAGATGCAACGTCAATTGTCCTGCAACAGTGGTTTCACCAGTCAATTTCTCAGCGGAGATAACAGAGGTCGCTACAGCCATTCGCACCAGCAACGGTCCCAATTCTCTGTGGCGAAATACCTCCATATTAAACGAGGCGTCGTGGTTGGGAGATACGACAGAGATACGCACTGGCATCATTTCTGCTTCAGATCCTATTACGCCAGCAATGCCCGGTGCGCGATCTTGCAAGATCACGCCGATATGTCGCGATGCAGTGCCTACCTTAAACGAAAGCATCTGGCTGGAAATCACTTCGTGAATAAATGCTGCGGTCATAGACATCGCCGTGCGACCACCAAATAACAGGGGATGCCCAAATCCCACTACCTTATCATCCACGCGATGCGTCAGCGTGCCAATACCTGTGACACTGAGATCGCCCCGAACCAATTGCACGCCCAGAGGCGCGCCCGGTTCAAATGGACCGACAGATAGGGATGGGTCTGTTCCGCCGCCGCCCTGCATGGGCAACAGGCCGTATTTTGACAATTCACCGCGATATTCCACGACCACTTGCTGAGCAAATCCCGAGAGCATTAGAGGTACAGCCACGGGTTTTAGCACACCGCCCTGTACGCCAGCGATTTGTCCATCCCACGGCGCAGATCCAAATGTCGCATTCGACAGGGTGTCCTGCGATGTGCGTTGGAGCACCGTCATCATTTCGCCAATTGGCGTGATTCCCGCAATTGGCTCTTCGGCGAATGCACCAATGCTGTAGCCGACTGCGCCGACGAGTTTGCCCTCGATATATACCGGACTGCCACTCATGCCGGCGATGACGCCCGTTTGCGCCATGGGACCGCCAGACAGACGGGCGAGAATCATGTCGCTTTTTGGACCAAAAACATTGCGCAAAACGCCTAATACTTCGACGCCGAATGTGTCGATGCGGGTGCCTTGAAATACCGTGCGACCAACGCCTTTCATGCCGCGCTGGATATCATCGACAGACATGTATAACTCGGCACTGCTCGATCCATATAGTATGCAGATTGTGAAAAATGTCAAAAATCGAGAGAGCATGCGTTCACTTCCGCGTAGAAGGGGATAAGAGAAAATTTTTGCATTCTGATATTATACCGTTTTTTGGGGCGGTGAACAAGTTTCTTGTAAAACATATCAAATCTGAGTATAATGGCAAATATGCAGATCACTTTGGTCACTGTGGGCAGGTTCAAAGACGCGTGTTATCGAGACGCCGCACAAAATTATATCAAACGGCTGAAACACTATGTCGCTTATGATGAGATTGAGGTGCGCGAAGAACGCGGTGGCAAAAATGTCCGCGTGTCTGATATTATTGAGAAAGAAGGCCATCGCCTTTTAAGTGCGCTGCATCCAGATGCCACTGTGGTTGCTCTCGGGCCGTCTGGCAAATTGTGTCGTTCTGAAATTTTAGCCAAAAGATTGAACCATGTGCGCGTACAAAGAAAAAGCCGCCTCTTTTTTTGCATTGGCGGCCCTTTTGGGCTTTCATCTCGAGTTTTGTCGCGTGCAGATTGGCATTTGTCACTTTCACCTATGACCTTTCCGCACGAATTGGCGCGCGTTATCTTGCTCGAGCAACTCTATCGCGCCTTTACGATTATCAGAGGTGAAAATTACCACAAATAAAACAATTTAGAAACCGCTTAAAATCAGCCCGGGGGCAGGCGACTCACACAGCCTGGGAGAGATGATTCTGCAGAGAATCCGGCTACGTTGAGTCAACTCGCCCCCGGGTTTTAACATGTCAAAACCAAACCTGTGTTGATAAGGGGTAAATCAGTAATAGCGAGTTCACTAACTCAAATATATGGTAGAAAAATTGGAACGGGGAGTTCAGATAAGCTATTCACAAATGACTGAGAAAATCCGATGGGGAATCGGGGTCACCTGCTTGACTCAGGGGGAGTTGACGAGTTTTTGCCACAAGAACGGGCTTAAAATAAGCCATTGTTTTTATTAAGTCAAGATTACTTTTTTGTTTCATCTGGTATGCGCCAGATATTGTGTGTCAAATCATCCTATCCACAGCCCAATGTGTTCCCAACACATCTTTTCCGACAGGTGTAACTTCAAATCGGCCCAGGTTCAGATTGTATAGTTAGTATAAGAAAGACATACGTTTGTATTTATAGATGCATAAAAATACAAGCGCGAACATCTTATTTTTTAAATAATCGCGTGTACACAGCAGGTTCTTCAAAAATCCCTCCGCTTTGCTCGTAGTAGTTCTTATCCAACACAAATGCACCACCTCTGGGTCGCAACCACGATGCATTGGGCAGGGCATATTCCGAGAGCATGCGATCCCATGTTCTGTAATTTTCCGGGCCGTTGGATTCCATCAGTCCCCCTTTCACACCGGGAAATGCGGGCAATCGCGCGGCCACATTTTTGTTCCATTCCACCAGCACGGGTACACACGCATTATCCGCCACAAAACACGGTACACTATTTTTCGCTGCTTCTATCATGCGAAAAGCCAATGAGAGGGTTTTACCCGCGGGCTTGATCGCCATAGCGCCATATCCCTGCTCCAGACGGGTGTGTACATCCACAACTGTTTCGATGCTTTCATCGCCTGCAAAACGGGCAGGCAAGCCGTGTACATCGATATCTGCTGGGCGAGAAAAGGGTTCTTCAATCAGGACAATGCGATCCAGCATACCTTCATTGTCCGCATGATCTAATAAGCGCGCCATGCTGTTTTTTTCGCCATAACGACCATTGGCATCGAGATAATAGAGCACCTGTCCCGAATCGGTCATCTCCGTTTCATACCGACGTGCCAGACTGTGAATCTGCGACAGACAGGCCATGTCTGTTTTTAACATTTCGGCTTCATCTCCCGGATGCCCAATTTTGATTTTTAGTATGTACGCCCCGCTATCTAAAATTGCCCGCAATTCATCTATAGGCAGGGTATAACTCACTGCGGGGACAAGCGCGACATGCGATTGGCGATGGGATAAAAATGAGCGAAATTTTTCCGGGATTAAGGCGTCGAAGGTCGCCAATTTCTTCTGCTTTGCATACAAGGTCCAGGCGGCGTTGTCCAGTGCTACCAGTGCAATTAGCGCAAATGTTCGGCGCAAATCCCCCTGACCTGTGATCGCTTTGGCATAAGAAAAGACGTCGTTTTCAATGGTGTCGAACAATGCCAGGGGGTCGGAAAATTCTTTCCCCTTGATGTGCTGTAGGGCGAATTCCAGGAGAGATGCCTGAAGCAAATTGCCGCCCATTTCCGTATGTGCAGCAAATACGGCTGCGTCTGACCACAGTACTGCCAAACCACCTATCCCAAAAGCCTCATACCCATCGGCATCTTTTAAGCGCACGACGAGATTCCACTTTTCGTGAAAAGCCGATCCCTTAAACGCAAAGGGCCGCGCGAATGGTTCGCGCTGAATTTCTAAATCTGTTTCGACAATGTGCATTTGTTTGTATCCTTTGATAAGGGGATGGCACAAGAGTTGTCCCCTAAACGGCATTCAGGGATAATATACATGCCCCAAAAAATTTGCAAGCCCTACATCGTTGGTATTGCCGGAGGCACTGGCGCGGGTAAGACCACACTTGCCCACATACTTTTTGATCATCTCGGCGATGATCGTGCTCTAAGCATTGCCCACGATGCGTACTATCGCGATTTTTCCCATATCCCGGCAGACCAGCGCGGGCAAATCAATTTCGATCATCCCGATGCACTCGAGACAGATTTGCTGGTCCAACACCTTCAGGCATTATCTCGTGGGGAAACCGTCTCGATACCCACTTACGATTTTGCCACCCATATCCGCACTGGTAGAACCTTTGAGATATGTCCTCGCCCCATTATTATTGTGGAAGGCATTCTCCTGTTGGTCGAACAAATACTGCGCGATGTCCTGAATTTGAAAATTTTTGTGGATACACCGCCAGATATTCGCCTGATTCGTCGCATTAACCGCGATGTCGATGAACGCGGGCGCACCCCCAAATCCGTTACCCTTCAATACCTCGAAACTGTGCGCCCCATGCACGATGCTTATGTCGAACCGTCCCGCAA
This genomic window from Gemmatimonadota bacterium contains:
- a CDS encoding 23S rRNA (pseudouridine(1915)-N(3))-methyltransferase RlmH, producing MQITLVTVGRFKDACYRDAAQNYIKRLKHYVAYDEIEVREERGGKNVRVSDIIEKEGHRLLSALHPDATVVALGPSGKLCRSEILAKRLNHVRVQRKSRLFFCIGGPFGLSSRVLSRADWHLSLSPMTFPHELARVILLEQLYRAFTIIRGENYHK
- a CDS encoding L-alanine-DL-glutamate epimerase; amino-acid sequence: MHIVETDLEIQREPFARPFAFKGSAFHEKWNLVVRLKDADGYEAFGIGGLAVLWSDAAVFAAHTEMGGNLLQASLLEFALQHIKGKEFSDPLALFDTIENDVFSYAKAITGQGDLRRTFALIALVALDNAAWTLYAKQKKLATFDALIPEKFRSFLSHRQSHVALVPAVSYTLPIDELRAILDSGAYILKIKIGHPGDEAEMLKTDMACLSQIHSLARRYETEMTDSGQVLYYLDANGRYGEKNSMARLLDHADNEGMLDRIVLIEEPFSRPADIDVHGLPARFAGDESIETVVDVHTRLEQGYGAMAIKPAGKTLSLAFRMIEAAKNSVPCFVADNACVPVLVEWNKNVAARLPAFPGVKGGLMESNGPENYRTWDRMLSEYALPNASWLRPRGGAFVLDKNYYEQSGGIFEEPAVYTRLFKK
- the udk gene encoding uridine kinase, yielding MPQKICKPYIVGIAGGTGAGKTTLAHILFDHLGDDRALSIAHDAYYRDFSHIPADQRGQINFDHPDALETDLLVQHLQALSRGETVSIPTYDFATHIRTGRTFEICPRPIIIVEGILLLVEQILRDVLNLKIFVDTPPDIRLIRRINRDVDERGRTPKSVTLQYLETVRPMHDAYVEPSRKYADLIVCGDRVFTIAADLILGHLYTIWE